The genome window TGGGGAATAGGGAACAGGGAATGGGGAATAGGCAATTAATAAATAATTAAGTTTGATTTTCTCATCTCCCTATCTTTTATAACTAATTTATTATTAAGCCATGGAAAAACCTTATCAAAAAATACCGATTCAAGAGTGTGGAGAGGCATTAATTGCAATTCCTGAAGATTTATTTCTGATGGAAAGTCCTCCTCCCTACCAAAAACTGGGGGCTGATTATGGGGGTAAGTCTCCCTATTATTTGCGCCAAACTGTTGTTGATGGTTTAATTGTTGCCCAAGAAAAATTACAACAGCTTAAGCCCCAATGGCGATTAAAAATTTTTGATGCTTATCGCCCCATATCAGTACAGCAGTTTATGGTGGATTACACTTTTGAACAGGTTTGCGAGATGAAGGGTTTAAACCAACATCAGTTAAATTCTGCCCAAGAAAAAGAGGTTTATGAGGAAGTATATAAAATTTGGGCGATTCCTAGCCATAATCCTCTCACTCCTCCTCCCCATAGTACGGGGGCTGCGGTAGATTTAACTTTATTGGATGAACAGGGGCAAGAGGTTGATATGGGAGGGGAAATTGATGAGTTGTCGGGGCGATCGCACCCTAACTATTATCAAGATAGTTCAAACTCCCTCGAACAAGAGTATCACCACCATCGACAAATACTTTTACAAGCTATGGAGGAGGGCGGTTTTCTTCGTCATCCTGGGGAGTGGTGGCACTTTTCCCAAGGCGATCAAATGTGGGCATGGTTACAAAATTCGGTTAATCCTTCCCTGAGTGCGATCGCAAAATATGGCAGTGTGGAGTAGGAAATCATTCAAACCTCTTGCGGATAAGTCTCTCACAGATAAATCAATTAGAAACTATCAAAACTAACCACTTCAGAGAAATCTAACTGTCCGGCGCGAGGATTTGCCCCTTGAGTAGCCTTTCCAACCACAATCATAAAAGAAAGAATATAATCTTCGGGTAGGTTAATAATTTCTGCTACCTTCGTAGGGTCAAAACCAATCATAGGACAGGTATCATAACCCATTGCCTTCGCTGCTAACATGATATTTTGTCCAGCCATTCCAGAAGAACGCATCACCTCATCCCTTTGCAACTGAGGTTTATCATTATAAAAACCACCAATCATAGGCACAATCTGGTTTTGTACAGCCTCAGGGGTATTACGCCAATATCTCTGAGGATCTTTTTCAGAAGCCTTTAAATCTCCGCAAATGACAACCACAATGGAAGCATCACTAACTTGAGCTTGATTGAAAGAAACAGCTTTTAATTTGTCCTTAATTTCTTGATCTTTAACAACTACAAAACGCCAATTTTGCATATTAAAGGAGGTAGGAGAAAGCAAAGCCTGTTCCATTAGGGTATTGATTTCAGAGTCAGTCATTTTATGATTAGGATCATATTTTTTGATCGATCTTCTTTCCCTGATAGCTGTTAAAGTATCCATAAAATATTTTTTAGTTGATGATTTACTACTTAACATTACTTAATATAGCAAGTTATTCGATGGATAATTAAAAATAAAAAATTGAAAAGTAAGGCTAGGAACAGTAAATTAAGAATGGATGTAAGTTTATTGGAGTATGATTTAATCTCATAAACACCCAAGGAAATATATTTTTTTCATATTTTGATTTAGCTTTTCTATTCCTGTCAATTTTTTCATATTCACTAATTATCAATTATTCATCATGGGTTGGTTAACTAAAACTTCTCTCACTGTCGCTTTTTTGTTTTTGCCTGAAATTGTCTCTCCTATGGTTAAAGATAGTTTCTGTGGTTTAAGGGCGATCGCAAATCAGGCTAGTAATTTCGGTAACCGTGGCAATAACGGCGTAACAGGGGCAGATGGCTCAAACGGCAGAAATAGCGAGAGCATTACTATTTTTGCTGACGGCTCACCCCTAAACCTTAATTTAGCAGGACAAAACGGCACCACAGGGCAAAGTGGCACCAATGGCACTAGGGCATTATGCGAAAGCCAACCTAATAACCCCAGTCAAAACCTACAGGGTGCTAGGGGAGGCGATGGTGGAGATGGCGGTAATGGGGGCGATGGCGGTAACGGTGGAAATCTTACTATTTATGCTACCAATCGAGAAGATTTGAGACAGATTTCGGTAAATGCGTCCTCTGGGCAAGGGGGAGACGGCGGAGACGGTGGCCGTGGGGGGGATGGTTGCCAGTGTAGTCAATCATTTTGGACGGTGGAAAGTTGTACAGGTACTCCAGGGACTCCTAGTTATAGCTGTGGAACTCAAGAATTTCGTTGTACCAATGGTAATACGGGGCAAAATGGTCGCTCTGGGAGGGCTGGAAGGACTGGAAATCAGGGTAGTTTGACCTTGATTAATAGTAGTACCCCTTTACCTCCTGATCGTCTAAGTGCCTCTGTAACCATGGCAGAATTGAAGGATAGAGGTTTTAGTTTATCAAAAAATATTTGGGAAAATCGTACAGGGGCAGGAAATTTATTTGCTTCTGGTTCTATAATTGCTGATCAATATTTGGAATTGGTGGAGAGGGTAGAAAATTCCGTGGTAATGATTTGGAATGCCCCCCAACCTTTTGAGGATTTTGGCGATCGCACTGTAACCTTAAATTTACAAGATGATCGTACTGTAAATATAAATTTTCCTGATGACATCTGGTTACAAACCAATATAGTACCAAAAAATCAAGTCACAGAAGTATTTGTTTTCAATGCCATCCGAGCTAGTGAAAGCACCAGACTAGCAAGTGAAGGTATTTCAGGATTGGGATTAGGAGTACAAATGGAAATAGTTGACCAAGCCCAAATTTCCGACATCATGAACACCAGCTTTAAAATTAGGTACAGTACATCTTCATCTTCTCGCAATATAAACCCGAGACAAAGAAGCGATTATACCCTGCGCTACGAAGGAGAAATACCAGCACAATTTGTTAATTATCAGAACAACCGATTTATTGTTAATATTGGTGAATTAGATATTGATCCTCGTCACCTACAGGCCGACAGTTCCATTCAAATTGAACTAGAAATTACCCGCACCTTTGGGGAAAATCAGTCAACCCAAACCATTACCGAAAGAAGAGTCCTCGGCCCATTTCGCTAAATCATCGGGAGTGTTGCAATTATATAAAACCCTCTTATCTTTAACCATAAGGGGGCTTACTTTTTCTTGTTTTAACCATCTCTGAAATGACTTATTTCCCTGATTAATTGATTTTTGTAAGGATAGAAGACAACCACGGCGGTAAAAACCACATAAACACTCCCACCCTTTTTCATGGGATGGTAACAGGGCAATAGTTTCGGGTGACAGGGAGGATAATCGTTTTAACCATGATTTTATTTCTTGACTATGGAGGTAAATTAAATCACAGGGTAATAGTAAAACCCATTCAGTTTTGATAAAAGATAATCCATGGCAAAAAGCCACAAAAGGCCCTTGGTAGGGGTAAGGTTCAATGATAAATTGAGTAGTATTAGGCAAGATAGACTGATATGGATGTTCTGAGGAAGTAATTATAAATACTTGATTACTTAATTCTGTAGCGATTTGGTAAGTTTTGGTCAATAAATATTGTCTATCAATTTTAATTAAAGCCTTATCGAAGCCCATGCGAGAACTTTTACCCCCTGCTAAAATTAACACGGAAATCATATTATTTAAAATCTTTGCTACAAATAAATTAAAGTTTAATTATTAATTATCCACTCTTAATTAATAAAAATATGGCTAGTAGGATTAGGATTGACCAAAATAAAGCATCTTTCGTGCAGAGTCTAATTTTCAATAGTGATAACCCAGAGGGGATATTTGAAACCTATGCGGATATTGTGGCATTTGCGGCGGCGGTGGGTAAAAAATATGATTATCGTTC of Cyanobacterium sp. HL-69 contains these proteins:
- the vanX gene encoding D-alanyl-D-alanine dipeptidase VanX, with translation MEKPYQKIPIQECGEALIAIPEDLFLMESPPPYQKLGADYGGKSPYYLRQTVVDGLIVAQEKLQQLKPQWRLKIFDAYRPISVQQFMVDYTFEQVCEMKGLNQHQLNSAQEKEVYEEVYKIWAIPSHNPLTPPPHSTGAAVDLTLLDEQGQEVDMGGEIDELSGRSHPNYYQDSSNSLEQEYHHHRQILLQAMEEGGFLRHPGEWWHFSQGDQMWAWLQNSVNPSLSAIAKYGSVE
- a CDS encoding Oxygen-insensitive NAD(P)H nitroreductase / Dihydropteridine reductase, coding for MDTLTAIRERRSIKKYDPNHKMTDSEINTLMEQALLSPTSFNMQNWRFVVVKDQEIKDKLKAVSFNQAQVSDASIVVVICGDLKASEKDPQRYWRNTPEAVQNQIVPMIGGFYNDKPQLQRDEVMRSSGMAGQNIMLAAKAMGYDTCPMIGFDPTKVAEIINLPEDYILSFMIVVGKATQGANPRAGQLDFSEVVSFDSF
- the mobA gene encoding molybdopterin-guanine dinucleotide biosynthesis protein MobA, producing MISVLILAGGKSSRMGFDKALIKIDRQYLLTKTYQIATELSNQVFIITSSEHPYQSILPNTTQFIIEPYPYQGPFVAFCHGLSFIKTEWVLLLPCDLIYLHSQEIKSWLKRLSSLSPETIALLPSHEKGWECLCGFYRRGCLLSLQKSINQGNKSFQRWLKQEKVSPLMVKDKRVLYNCNTPDDLAKWAEDSSFGNGLG